A region of Bacteroidales bacterium DNA encodes the following proteins:
- a CDS encoding N-acetyltransferase: MSIKEKDYFAHDTAVIDEGCKIGKGTKIWHFSHIMTNCIIGENCNIGQNVVVSPEVVLGKNNKIQNNVSIYTGVICEDDVFLGPSMVFTNVINPRSALNRKDQYLKTIVEKGASIGANATIICGNKIGKYAFIGAGAVITKEVKPYALVVGNPAKQIGWISEYGNRLEFNNNGIAYCSESNEKYELKNNQVKKTC, from the coding sequence ATGTCAATAAAAGAAAAAGATTATTTTGCACACGATACAGCTGTTATTGACGAAGGTTGTAAGATTGGAAAAGGTACAAAAATATGGCATTTTTCACATATTATGACTAACTGTATAATCGGTGAAAACTGTAACATCGGGCAAAATGTTGTTGTGTCACCTGAAGTTGTTTTAGGTAAAAACAATAAAATACAAAATAATGTATCAATTTATACTGGAGTAATTTGCGAAGATGATGTCTTTTTAGGTCCTTCAATGGTATTTACAAATGTAATTAATCCAAGGAGTGCTCTTAATCGTAAAGACCAGTATTTAAAAACTATTGTTGAAAAAGGAGCATCAATTGGGGCTAATGCTACTATTATTTGTGGAAATAAAATAGGAAAATATGCGTTTATTGGAGCAGGAGCAGTTATAACAAAAGAGGTCAAGCCATATGCTTTAGTTGTTGGAAATCCGGCAAAACAAATTGGATGGATAAGTGAATATGGCAATAGATTAGAGTTTAATAATAATGGAATTGCTTATTGTTCTGAGAGTAATGAAAAATACGAATTAAAAAACAATCAGGTTAAAAAAACATGCTAA
- a CDS encoding NAD-dependent epimerase: protein MKILVTGAAGFIGFHLTKQLLKRGDIVIGLDNINNYYDVNLKFARLEQTGIDKKKIDYNKFTQSNTYKNYKFIKLNLEDSQNINQLFSKEKFDTVCNLAAQAGVRYSITNPKAYIDSNITGFLNILEASRYNYVKHLVYASSSSVYGLNESFPFSTKDNVDHPISLYAASKKSNELMAHTYSHLYKLPTTGLRFFTVYGPWGRPDMALFLFTKAILENKPIDVYNFGNMQRDFTYVDDIVDGIIRVIDNIPQKNDEWSGKSPDPSSSKASYKIYNIGNNNPVKLMDFIEAIENAIGKKTEKKLLPLQAGDVPATYADVSGLVNDFNYKPNTSIKTGIKNFIVWYKKYYNY from the coding sequence ATGAAAATACTTGTAACCGGTGCAGCAGGATTTATTGGATTTCATCTCACAAAACAATTATTAAAAAGAGGAGATATTGTAATAGGACTTGATAATATTAATAATTATTATGATGTAAACCTTAAATTTGCACGATTAGAGCAAACAGGAATTGATAAGAAAAAAATTGATTATAATAAATTTACACAAAGTAATACTTATAAAAATTATAAATTTATTAAACTAAATCTTGAAGATAGCCAAAACATCAATCAATTATTTTCTAAAGAAAAGTTTGATACAGTATGTAATTTAGCTGCTCAGGCTGGAGTCAGATATAGTATAACAAACCCGAAAGCTTATATTGATAGTAATATAACAGGTTTTTTAAATATTCTTGAAGCATCAAGATATAATTATGTTAAGCATTTAGTATATGCTAGTAGTTCAAGTGTTTATGGACTAAATGAGAGTTTCCCTTTTTCAACAAAAGATAATGTTGACCATCCTATTAGTTTATATGCTGCAAGTAAAAAAAGTAATGAATTAATGGCTCATACTTACAGCCATTTGTATAAATTACCCACAACAGGATTACGTTTTTTTACTGTGTATGGTCCATGGGGACGACCTGATATGGCATTGTTTCTTTTTACAAAAGCAATTTTAGAAAATAAACCTATTGATGTTTATAACTTTGGAAACATGCAAAGGGATTTTACTTATGTAGATGATATTGTTGATGGGATAATTCGGGTTATTGATAATATTCCACAAAAAAATGATGAATGGTCAGGAAAAAGTCCAGATCCTTCGAGTTCAAAAGCTTCATATAAAATATATAACATAGGGAATAATAATCCTGTTAAACTTATGGATTTTATTGAAGCAATCGAAAATGCTATTGGAAAAAAAACAGAAAAAAAATTATTACCATTGCAAGCAGGTGATGTACCGGCAACTTATGCTGATGTTAGCGGACTTGTTAATGATTTTAATTATAAACCAAATACATCAATAAAAACAGGTATAAAGAATTTTATTGTTTGGTATAAAAAGTATTATAATTATTAA
- a CDS encoding Gfo/Idh/MocA family oxidoreductase has protein sequence MENNKKNFALIGVAGYIAIKHLKAIKDLEHNLIASLDKNDSVGIIDNYFPKSDFFVEFERFDRHIDKLKRQDIKVDYVSICSPNYLHDSHIRFALRHGADAICEKPIVLNPWNVEALQEIEKETGKNINNILQLRLHPSIVELKKKIDKEPDDKIYDIDLTYITSRGHWYFISWKGDIHKSGGIATNIGVHFFDMLTWIFGDVEENIVHVSESSKAAGFLKLKKARVRWFLSVDFNDVPKEIKSKGQRTYRSIKINNEEIEFSGGFADLHTLSYVEILKGNRFTLEDAKKSIKTVYTIRNSQPIGIKGDYHPFCKNY, from the coding sequence ATGGAAAATAATAAAAAGAATTTTGCATTAATTGGTGTGGCAGGATATATTGCTATAAAGCATTTAAAAGCCATAAAAGATTTAGAGCATAATCTGATAGCTTCATTAGATAAAAATGATAGTGTAGGAATAATTGATAATTATTTCCCAAAATCAGATTTTTTTGTTGAGTTTGAAAGATTTGACAGACATATTGATAAATTAAAAAGGCAGGATATTAAGGTTGATTATGTAAGTATTTGCTCACCAAATTATTTACATGATTCACATATTAGATTTGCACTTCGACATGGTGCTGATGCAATATGCGAAAAACCAATTGTTCTAAATCCCTGGAATGTTGAGGCATTACAAGAAATAGAAAAAGAAACAGGGAAAAATATAAATAATATATTACAATTGCGATTACATCCTTCAATTGTTGAATTAAAGAAAAAAATTGACAAAGAACCTGATGATAAAATTTATGATATTGATTTAACTTATATAACAAGTCGTGGACATTGGTACTTTATTTCATGGAAAGGTGATATTCATAAATCCGGAGGAATAGCCACAAATATTGGAGTTCATTTTTTTGATATGCTAACATGGATTTTTGGAGATGTTGAAGAAAATATTGTCCATGTATCAGAATCGTCAAAGGCAGCAGGTTTCTTAAAACTTAAAAAAGCAAGAGTTCGGTGGTTTCTTAGTGTTGATTTTAATGATGTTCCAAAAGAAATAAAATCAAAGGGACAAAGAACATACAGATCAATTAAAATAAATAATGAAGAAATTGAATTTAGCGGTGGATTTGCCGATTTGCATACATTGAGTTACGTAGAAATATTAAAAGGAAACAGGTTTACTCTTGAGGATGCAAAAAAATCAATTAAAACTGTATATACTATTAGAAATTCTCAACCAATTGGAATAAAAGGTGATTATCATCCTTTTTGTAAAAATTATTAA
- a CDS encoding nucleotide sugar dehydrogenase gives MYNKIVSKKSKIAVIGLGYVGLPIALEFAKKNKVVGFDIKHDRIDMMKNAIDPSNELPPEDFKNCDIEFTSSVEDLKDSNFYIITVPTPIDDHNLPDLTPLISATRTVGNVLKKGDYVVYESTVYPGCTEEDCIPVLEELSGLKFVDDFKVGFSPERINPGDKEHTLTKIKKVVSGCDEESCELISKVYELVIDAGVHKAGSIKVAEAAKIIENTQRDVNIALMNELSIIFNKMDINTYDVLEAAGTKWNFLNFYPGLVGGHCIGVDPYYLTYKAKQFGYHAQIINSGRFVNDSMGAYVAKQTVKKIISLDKSIKDAKVLILGATFKEDVSDIRNSKVADVVYELKSFGVNVDIIDPHASNDELIEEYGFGLVKKTGSDYDAIIVAVSHKEYNNLEEQYFESISSEKGILIDIKGIYRNKIIKLTYWSL, from the coding sequence ATGTATAATAAAATAGTTTCAAAAAAATCAAAAATTGCTGTAATAGGTTTAGGATATGTTGGATTACCTATTGCTCTGGAATTTGCAAAAAAAAATAAAGTTGTAGGTTTTGATATTAAGCATGATCGTATTGATATGATGAAAAATGCAATTGATCCGAGCAATGAATTACCCCCCGAAGATTTTAAAAATTGTGATATAGAGTTTACTTCATCTGTTGAGGATTTAAAAGATTCAAATTTTTATATTATTACTGTCCCAACACCAATAGATGATCATAATTTGCCTGATTTAACTCCACTTATTAGTGCTACACGAACAGTTGGTAATGTATTAAAAAAAGGAGATTATGTTGTATATGAATCAACTGTATATCCGGGATGTACCGAAGAAGATTGTATTCCTGTACTAGAAGAATTATCAGGATTGAAATTTGTAGATGATTTTAAAGTAGGATTTTCACCTGAACGAATTAACCCTGGAGATAAAGAACATACACTTACCAAGATTAAAAAAGTAGTTTCAGGATGTGATGAAGAATCATGCGAATTAATTTCTAAAGTATATGAATTAGTAATTGACGCAGGTGTTCACAAAGCAGGCTCAATTAAAGTAGCTGAAGCAGCAAAAATAATTGAAAATACACAAAGAGATGTGAATATTGCATTAATGAACGAATTGTCAATTATTTTCAATAAAATGGATATAAATACATATGATGTATTAGAAGCAGCAGGTACTAAATGGAACTTTTTAAACTTTTATCCAGGTCTTGTAGGAGGACATTGTATTGGTGTTGACCCATATTATTTAACTTATAAAGCAAAACAATTTGGATACCATGCACAAATTATCAATTCAGGTAGATTTGTAAATGATTCCATGGGTGCCTATGTTGCAAAACAAACTGTCAAAAAAATAATTTCTTTAGACAAAAGTATTAAAGATGCAAAAGTTCTTATTTTAGGAGCAACATTTAAGGAGGACGTAAGTGATATTAGAAATTCAAAAGTAGCAGATGTTGTTTATGAATTAAAATCTTTTGGAGTAAATGTTGATATTATTGACCCACATGCTTCAAACGATGAATTAATTGAAGAATATGGTTTTGGACTTGTTAAAAAAACAGGTTCGGATTATGATGCAATTATTGTTGCTGTTAGTCATAAAGAATATAATAATTTAGAAGAACAATATTTTGAATCAATTAGTTCAGAAAAAGGTATTTTGATTGATATTAAAGGAATTTACAGGAATAAAATAATAAAATTAACATACTGGAGTTTATAA